CCCTTATCACCATGCCCTCCCCACTCGGTCGCTTCGCGACCACCCTCCCCGGGACGGGGAGCGAGAGGCGAGCGCCGCCTATTTCCGCTCCGGGAGCGCATAAGCGATCACATAATCCCCGCGCGGCGTCTCCATGAAGTGATGGCCCCCGGCCATGATCACCAGATACTGCCGCCCGTTCTGCTCATAGACCATCGGATTGGCCTGACCGCCCGCCGGAAGCACGTCCGACCACACCGTCTTGCCCGTCTCGATGTCGATGGCCCGGATCAGGTCGTCCGTCGCGGCGGCGATGAAGATCAGCCCGCCCGCCGTCACCGCCGAGCCGCCGTTGTTCGGCGTGCCGATCTCCAGCGGCAGCATGGAGGGAATGCCGAACGGTCCGTTCTTGCGCGCCGTGCCGAACGGACGATCCCACAGGGTGCGGCCGCTCTTCAAATCGATGGCCCGCATCCCGCCATAGGGCGGCTGTTTGCACAGCAGGCCGGTGAACTTGACCCGCCAGCCCGCATTGACGTCGATGGCGTAGGGCACGCCCATCTGCGGATCGCCCGCGCCCTCGGCCTTGGACTTCGACAGATTGCCGCCGCGGTTCGCCGCCTCCTTCTCGCGCTCGATGTAGCGAGGGTCGTCGCGCGGGAACCAGCCCAGACGGTCGGCCTCGGCGCGGGGCACCAAGCGGTTGTGATTGGGCATGTCGTTGTAGTTGGCGACGATCACGCCGCGCGCCGGGTCGACCGCCACCCCGCCCCAGTCCGAGCCGCCGTTGTAGCCCGGGTACTGGATCCAGTGGCGATCCGCCGTCGGCGGGGTGAAGTAGCCGTCATAGGCCGCCTGACGGAACTGGATGCGGCAGACCATCTGGTCGATCGGCGACATGCCCCACATGTCACGCTCGGTCAGGTCGGCCTTTCTCAGCGTGTGGAACAGGGAGAAGGGCTGGGTCGGGCTGCGCTGCGACGGCTCGACGCCGCCCTGCGGCACGCGGCGCTCCTCCACCTTGTGCAGCGGCTGGCCGGTGCGGCGGTCCAGAATATAGAGGTCGCCCTGTTTGGACGGCAGGATCACCGCCGGAACCAGGGTCCCGTTGACCGGCATGTCGACCAGGGTCGCCTGCGAGCCCAGGTCGTAATCCCAGACGTCCTTGCGCACCGTCTGGAAATGCCAGCGCGGCTTGCCCGTGGTCACGTCCAGCGCGACCAGCGAGGTCGAATATTCATTCTCCGCCGGACGGCGCAGGCCGGAATAGTAGTCGGCCGAGGAGTTGCCCATCGGCAGGAAAACCAGGCCGAGCGCCTCATCGGCTGTCGCCGTGGTCCACATATTGGGCGTGCCGGGCGTATAGGTCTCGCCCTCGGGCGGCAGGGTCGTGATGTCCGGACGCATCATGTCCCAGGCGAAGCGCAGCTCGCCCGTCATGGCGTCGAAGCCCTGGATCACGCCCGAGGCGTTCCAGCGCTTCTGCCCGTCCAGCACCTGATGGCCGGTCACCACCACCCCGCGCACGATCACCGGCGCCGAGGTGATCGACACCATGCCCGGATAGGGGTCGCCCATGCCGTGCTTGATGTTGACCTCGCCGTTGGTTCCGAACCCGGCGCAGGGCGCGCCCGTGCGGGCGTCCACGGCCACCAGTCGTCCGTCCAGCGTGCCCTCGATGATGCGCGTCGCGCAGGGCTGGGCCGCGTCGACATTCGGCGCGGCGTAATAGGTCACGCCCCGGCAGGCGGCGGTGTAGGGGATCTGATCGTCCGCGACCTTGGGATCATAGGTCCACTTCTGCTTGCCCGTCGCCGCATCGACCGCGAACAGCCGGTTGCGGGCCGAGCATAGATAAAGGGTGTCGCCGATCTTCAGCGGGGTCGTCTCAGCGCCCCAGCGCTCATCCGGCAGGTCGCCGGTGCGGAAGGTCCAGGCGCGCTGCAAGCCCTTCACATTGTCCTTGGTGATCTGGGTCAGCGGCGAATAGCGCTGGGCGCTGTCAGAGCCGCCCCAGGCGGGCCAGTCGGCTCCGACCTTCAGCACCGCCGGGTCGCCCGCGCCGCCGTTCGCGGCGCCGGGAACGGGGCTCAACACCCTGGCCTTGTTGGCCTGAGCCACCACCACGCCGGAAATCAGGCCCAGGACGACAATGGCCGCCAGGCCGCTCAGCGCCAGCCGACCGCCGCCTCCGTCGCGCTTCAACACCGGCAGGCTGACGACCACGGCGATCAGCAGCACCAGCGGCGCCACGACGCGCGGGACGAGGGCCCAGCCGTTCAGCCCGACCTCCCACAGCGCCCAGACGACGGTGCCGATGAAGATGGCGACATAGAGCCAAGCGCCCACGGGTCTGAGCAGGGCCAGAAGCCCCCCCGACACGATCATCAACAGGCCGACGATCAGATAATAGGCCGATCCGCCCAGCATGATCAGCTGGCCCCCGCCGATGGTCAGCGTCAGTCCGATCAGGGCGATGACAATGCCCAGAAGCCTTACCAGGACGCTGCCGAATCCGCGTCCGCGCTCGATGGATGGCATCTCGCCCCTCCTGTTCCCGCAGCTTGGCCTTGAAAGGACGCAACACGCGAACAGCCGCGACGTTCCGTCGCGCCCCCGGGAAGGCGGCGCGCCTGGGCGACGCGCATGAAAAAAGGGCCGCTCGCCCCATGACGAACGGCCCTTGCAGATTTCGGCCCTCTGACCTTACTGGCGCGCCATCTGGCTCGACAGGATCAGATCCAGCTGTTGGCGCACATGGGGGGTCAGTTCCTCGACGCCCCAGCCGTCATAGGCGGCGTAACGGAAGTTGGAGATGAAGGTGTCCCAGATCATGCGCGGCAACAGGGTCTGGTCGATGTCCTGGCGCAGTTCGCCTTCGCCGACCGCCGCCTGCAGCAGATCCTGGATCCACAGCACGAGCGGCCCGACGAACGCGCGCGACCGTTGATCGGCGTCTTCCGGCTGGAACCAGGAGCGCGCGATCATCGCCTGCATCAGCGGCAGATGTCCCAGCGAGCGATGATAACCGGCCGTCAGGGCGGCGGTCAGCCGATCCGTGACGCGGCCTTCAACGCCCGCAGC
Above is a window of Brevundimonas naejangsanensis DNA encoding:
- a CDS encoding membrane-bound PQQ-dependent dehydrogenase, glucose/quinate/shikimate family, translated to MPSIERGRGFGSVLVRLLGIVIALIGLTLTIGGGQLIMLGGSAYYLIVGLLMIVSGGLLALLRPVGAWLYVAIFIGTVVWALWEVGLNGWALVPRVVAPLVLLIAVVVSLPVLKRDGGGGRLALSGLAAIVVLGLISGVVVAQANKARVLSPVPGAANGGAGDPAVLKVGADWPAWGGSDSAQRYSPLTQITKDNVKGLQRAWTFRTGDLPDERWGAETTPLKIGDTLYLCSARNRLFAVDAATGKQKWTYDPKVADDQIPYTAACRGVTYYAAPNVDAAQPCATRIIEGTLDGRLVAVDARTGAPCAGFGTNGEVNIKHGMGDPYPGMVSITSAPVIVRGVVVTGHQVLDGQKRWNASGVIQGFDAMTGELRFAWDMMRPDITTLPPEGETYTPGTPNMWTTATADEALGLVFLPMGNSSADYYSGLRRPAENEYSTSLVALDVTTGKPRWHFQTVRKDVWDYDLGSQATLVDMPVNGTLVPAVILPSKQGDLYILDRRTGQPLHKVEERRVPQGGVEPSQRSPTQPFSLFHTLRKADLTERDMWGMSPIDQMVCRIQFRQAAYDGYFTPPTADRHWIQYPGYNGGSDWGGVAVDPARGVIVANYNDMPNHNRLVPRAEADRLGWFPRDDPRYIEREKEAANRGGNLSKSKAEGAGDPQMGVPYAIDVNAGWRVKFTGLLCKQPPYGGMRAIDLKSGRTLWDRPFGTARKNGPFGIPSMLPLEIGTPNNGGSAVTAGGLIFIAAATDDLIRAIDIETGKTVWSDVLPAGGQANPMVYEQNGRQYLVIMAGGHHFMETPRGDYVIAYALPERK
- a CDS encoding TetR/AcrR family transcriptional regulator, encoding MNRRQAAKVRTRLKVLDAARALFAERGYDAATIRDIAKGAGMSTGAVFANFQDKAELFETVFSEEMEGLLNDMRTGAAGVEGRVTDRLTAALTAGYHRSLGHLPLMQAMIARSWFQPEDADQRSRAFVGPLVLWIQDLLQAAVGEGELRQDIDQTLLPRMIWDTFISNFRYAAYDGWGVEELTPHVRQQLDLILSSQMARQ